One region of Candidatus Polarisedimenticolia bacterium genomic DNA includes:
- a CDS encoding GFA family protein: MTASQDMYEGSCQCGRVRYRVQGPIAVLANCHCTDCRKNSGAAFVTWAEFPRRAFTFVKGEDQLQTHKAESGTQRQFCKSCGSSLICFVEGDGLIEVTAATFDTPLKERPAYHIYVRSKVPWFDIQDGKPQHQTTSRPQD; encoded by the coding sequence ATGACCGCTTCCCAAGACATGTACGAAGGCTCCTGCCAGTGCGGCCGCGTCCGCTACAGGGTGCAGGGCCCGATTGCCGTCCTGGCCAACTGCCACTGCACCGACTGCCGCAAGAACAGCGGCGCCGCCTTCGTGACCTGGGCGGAGTTCCCGCGCCGCGCCTTCACGTTCGTGAAGGGCGAAGACCAGCTGCAGACGCACAAGGCGGAATCGGGCACGCAGCGCCAGTTCTGCAAGTCGTGCGGCTCGAGCCTCATCTGCTTCGTGGAAGGGGACGGGCTCATCGAGGTGACCGCCGCCACCTTCGACACGCCGCTCAAGGAGCGCCCCGCGTACCACATCTACGTGCGCAGCAAGGTCCCCTGGTTCGACATCCAGGACGGCAAGCCGCAGCACCAGACGACCAGCCGGCCGCAGGACTGA
- a CDS encoding thioredoxin family protein, producing MPSRRVLIAVVFAVVAAWCAPPSAQALEELAIGAQGAGFTLKGTDGKTHSLESVAGTKGTAVIFTCNECPYAKGYENRLIALATDYQAKGIGFVAINSNDPTIVPGDGFEFMVKRAKDKSFPYPYLFDDTQEIAKAYGARVTPHIFLLDAQGKLVYRGRIDDSLEEGKIKERDFSAALAAIVSGQPIKVAETKAFGCGVKYAKK from the coding sequence ATGCCGAGTCGTCGCGTCCTGATCGCCGTCGTGTTCGCTGTCGTCGCCGCATGGTGCGCCCCGCCTTCGGCCCAAGCGCTCGAAGAGCTGGCCATCGGCGCCCAGGGCGCCGGCTTCACCCTCAAGGGCACCGACGGCAAGACCCACTCGCTCGAAAGCGTCGCCGGCACGAAGGGGACCGCCGTCATCTTCACCTGCAACGAGTGCCCCTACGCCAAGGGATACGAGAACCGCCTGATCGCCCTCGCGACGGACTACCAGGCGAAGGGGATCGGCTTCGTGGCGATCAACTCGAACGATCCGACGATCGTGCCGGGCGACGGGTTCGAGTTCATGGTCAAGCGCGCCAAGGACAAGAGCTTCCCCTACCCCTACCTGTTCGACGACACCCAGGAGATCGCCAAGGCCTACGGCGCCAGGGTCACCCCGCACATCTTCCTGCTGGACGCGCAGGGGAAGCTGGTCTACCGCGGCCGGATCGACGACTCGCTCGAGGAGGGCAAGATCAAGGAGCGCGACTTCTCCGCCGCGCTCGCGGCGATCGTCTCCGGCCAGCCGATCAAGGTCGCCGAGACCAAGGCGTTCGGCTGCGGCGTCAAGTACGCGAAGAAGTAG
- a CDS encoding heavy metal translocating P-type ATPase, with protein sequence MNSSPHHTLGATMDPVCGMEVDPDRAAAKLEHEGRTYLFCCEGCRDRFRAAPGAYLAAPARSPAVHSPAAPAGHPAHAPGGPHPPPDARYTCPMHPEIVRDRPGACPICGMALEPVVPSLNEDDGAELLDMTRRFWIGLVLTVPLLLVAMSGMVAGSRVDHAGASWLPWLQLALATPVVAWCGRPFFERGWASIVHRRLNMFTLIALGTGVSYLYSVAATLVPDLFPASLRSHGGQVGVYFETAAAITVLVLLGQVLELRARYRTGGAIRALLGLQPRTARRLRDDGAEEDAPLDRVLPGDRLRVRPGEKAPADGVVLEGRSAVDESMMTGEPLPVAKGPGDRLIGGTVNGTGSLVMRAERVGADTLLARIVRMVGEAQRSRAPIQRLADVVSSWFVPAVMAVALAAFLAWLYAGPEPRLAHALTAAVAVLIIACPCALGLATPISIRVATGRGATAGILVRDAAALESLERVDTLVVDKTGTLTEGRPRLTTVVAAPGISEEEVLRLAAALEAGSEHPLAAAILTGARERGIRTAAASDFESQTGAGVTGMVGGRRVALGNLPMMERAVTASGPTPATGLSAADPSAGLTRRADELRREGQTVMFLSLDGRLCGLLGVSDPIRATAPEAIRDLRRDGVRVLMVTGDNRTTAEAVARRLEIEEVRAEVLPALKVEIVRRLQEEGRVVAMAGDGVNDAPALARADVGIAMGTGTDVAMESAAIVLVRGDLRGILRARRLSRATLRNIRQNLFFAFVYNALGVPVAAGALYPAFGLLLSPMIAAAAMSFSSVTVITNALRLRRARL encoded by the coding sequence ATGAACTCGTCTCCTCACCACACTCTCGGCGCCACTATGGATCCCGTCTGCGGCATGGAGGTTGATCCCGACCGCGCCGCCGCGAAGCTCGAGCACGAAGGCAGGACCTACCTGTTCTGCTGCGAGGGCTGCCGGGACCGCTTCCGCGCCGCCCCGGGGGCCTACCTCGCGGCCCCCGCCCGCTCCCCTGCCGTCCACTCGCCCGCCGCTCCGGCCGGACATCCGGCGCATGCGCCTGGCGGGCCGCACCCCCCACCGGACGCGCGATACACCTGCCCGATGCACCCCGAGATCGTCCGCGATCGCCCCGGCGCCTGCCCGATCTGCGGCATGGCCCTGGAGCCGGTCGTTCCCTCCCTCAATGAAGACGACGGCGCCGAGCTCCTCGACATGACCCGGCGCTTCTGGATCGGCCTGGTCCTGACCGTTCCCCTGTTGCTTGTCGCCATGTCCGGGATGGTGGCGGGCTCGAGGGTGGACCATGCGGGAGCCTCCTGGCTCCCCTGGCTCCAGCTGGCGCTTGCGACGCCTGTCGTGGCCTGGTGCGGCCGGCCGTTCTTCGAGCGCGGATGGGCCTCGATCGTCCATCGCCGGTTGAACATGTTCACTCTGATCGCCCTCGGCACGGGGGTGTCCTATCTGTACAGCGTCGCGGCGACCCTTGTCCCGGACCTGTTCCCCGCCTCGCTGCGCTCCCACGGCGGACAGGTGGGGGTGTATTTCGAAACGGCCGCCGCGATCACCGTCCTGGTGCTTCTCGGGCAGGTCCTCGAACTGCGCGCGCGCTACCGGACCGGCGGCGCGATTCGGGCGCTTCTCGGGCTGCAGCCGCGCACGGCCCGCCGATTGAGGGACGACGGCGCCGAGGAGGACGCTCCCCTCGACCGCGTGCTCCCGGGCGATCGGCTGCGGGTGCGGCCTGGAGAGAAGGCACCCGCGGACGGCGTCGTCCTGGAGGGACGAAGCGCCGTCGACGAGTCGATGATGACCGGCGAGCCGCTCCCCGTCGCGAAGGGGCCGGGCGATCGGCTGATCGGCGGCACGGTCAACGGGACGGGGAGCCTGGTGATGCGGGCCGAGCGGGTCGGCGCCGACACCCTCCTGGCCCGGATCGTCCGGATGGTGGGCGAGGCGCAGCGCAGCCGCGCCCCGATCCAGAGGCTGGCGGACGTCGTGTCGTCGTGGTTCGTGCCGGCCGTGATGGCCGTGGCCCTCGCCGCGTTCCTCGCCTGGCTGTACGCGGGACCTGAACCGCGCCTGGCCCATGCCCTGACGGCGGCCGTGGCCGTCCTGATCATCGCCTGCCCGTGCGCGCTGGGGCTCGCCACTCCCATCTCGATCAGGGTGGCGACCGGGCGCGGGGCGACGGCGGGGATCCTGGTCCGCGACGCCGCCGCCCTGGAGAGCCTCGAAAGGGTGGACACCCTGGTGGTCGACAAGACCGGCACGCTCACCGAGGGGCGGCCGCGGCTCACGACGGTCGTGGCCGCGCCCGGAATCTCCGAGGAGGAGGTGCTGCGCCTCGCGGCCGCGCTCGAGGCCGGCAGCGAGCACCCCCTGGCCGCGGCGATTCTCACGGGCGCGCGCGAGCGCGGCATCCGGACGGCCGCCGCCTCCGACTTCGAATCGCAGACCGGCGCCGGAGTCACCGGGATGGTCGGCGGCCGGCGCGTGGCCCTCGGCAACCTCCCGATGATGGAGCGGGCCGTAACGGCATCCGGGCCGACGCCCGCCACGGGCCTTTCGGCAGCCGACCCTTCGGCCGGACTGACCCGGCGCGCCGACGAGCTGCGCCGGGAGGGGCAGACGGTCATGTTCCTCTCGCTGGACGGCCGCCTGTGCGGTCTCCTCGGGGTCTCCGACCCGATCAGGGCCACCGCCCCCGAGGCGATTCGCGACCTGCGCCGGGACGGCGTGCGTGTCCTGATGGTGACGGGGGACAACCGCACGACCGCCGAAGCGGTGGCGCGCCGACTGGAGATCGAGGAGGTCCGTGCCGAGGTGCTCCCGGCCCTCAAGGTCGAGATCGTCCGGAGGCTCCAGGAGGAAGGCCGGGTCGTGGCCATGGCCGGGGACGGCGTCAACGACGCGCCGGCGCTGGCGCGGGCCGACGTCGGGATCGCGATGGGGACCGGAACCGACGTGGCGATGGAGAGCGCCGCGATCGTCCTCGTGCGCGGTGACCTGCGCGGGATCCTCCGCGCCCGGCGCCTCAGCCGTGCGACCCTGCGCAACATCCGCCAGAACCTGTTCTTCGCGTTCGTCTACAACGCCCTGGGGGTGCCGGTCGCCGCCGGCGCCCTCTACCCTGCCTTCGGCCTCCTCCTGAGCCCGATGATCGCCGCCGCGGCCATGAGCTTCAGCTCGGTCACCGTCATCACCAACGCCCTGCGGCTCCGTCGCGCGCGCCTGTAG
- a CDS encoding amidohydrolase family protein, whose translation MSTRVTTGALAVAAALCSLSIPSRPLAASAEGPTLIRGGTLLTVTHGTIEKGDLLIRDGKIAAIGPSLEAPRGARVIDATGRYVMPGIVDTHSHMGVYPWPGVDANSDGNELTDPIMPAVRAMDAVWAEDPEFERARAGGVTTVQILPGSGNLIGGESVTVKLRPSADVTRMLFAGAPRGIKMALGENPKRVYGGRTKSPATRMGNMAVFRDAFNAARNYKTKWDAWRAKKEADRGAPPDRDLKLETLVDVLEGKIRVHVHSYRKDEILMFLKIADEYGFKVASFQHCLEAYKIADELKRRDIAVATFAQWWGFKVEAWDGIPHNAALLARKGVRVSLHSDSGTLVQRLYAEAAVAARYGLSEEDALRAITLNAASALGLEDRIGSLDVGKDADIAIFTRHPLDAYTLVAATLIDGEVVYDRGTIPTPAGLPAPPPPPKGPSGPPAADLVPAAVAVNEAGLYAYVGARVHTMAGPPIDDGTVIVENGTIKEVGAGLKPPARATVVDAKGLQIFPGFIEPHTSLGLSEIDLVQVMRDEDEGTDPLAPQLRAMDAYYTESELIPVARLHGLTAAFAAPGEGDVFAGVGAVVHLDGGTPDQVLVRDGAALVVNLGETPKERFGARNQSPATRMGTAAVVRDAFTKARDYRAKWADYEAKRKERGAKGTASGKGKDEGPPSPPDRDLKMEALQPALSGTMPVFVRAHRVDDILTAVRLAEEFKLKLVISHGTEAYKVADLLAARKIPVVVGPITVQPERIETLGAIYDNAARLSRAGVTIAIQTGESLNARMLPYEASLAVAYGLPWEQAIRALTVNPAEIFGVADRIGSLRPGLDADLIATDGDPLQPLARLRHLMIKGRPVPLTSRQTALYESWRR comes from the coding sequence ATGTCGACGCGCGTCACCACGGGCGCCCTGGCCGTCGCCGCGGCGCTCTGCTCCCTGTCGATCCCGTCCCGCCCGCTGGCCGCGTCCGCCGAGGGCCCCACGCTCATCCGCGGCGGCACGCTCCTGACCGTGACGCACGGCACGATCGAGAAGGGGGACCTCCTGATCCGCGACGGAAAGATCGCCGCCATCGGCCCGAGCCTCGAGGCGCCGCGGGGGGCGCGGGTGATCGACGCGACCGGACGCTACGTGATGCCGGGGATCGTCGACACCCATTCCCACATGGGGGTCTACCCGTGGCCCGGAGTCGACGCCAACAGCGACGGCAACGAGCTGACCGACCCGATCATGCCGGCGGTGCGGGCCATGGACGCCGTCTGGGCGGAGGACCCCGAGTTCGAGAGGGCCCGGGCCGGCGGCGTCACCACGGTGCAGATCCTGCCGGGGAGCGGCAACCTGATCGGCGGCGAGTCGGTGACCGTCAAGCTGCGGCCGTCGGCCGACGTCACCCGGATGCTCTTCGCGGGGGCGCCGCGGGGCATCAAGATGGCTCTGGGCGAGAACCCCAAGAGGGTGTATGGCGGTCGCACCAAGTCCCCTGCGACGCGCATGGGGAACATGGCGGTGTTCCGGGACGCCTTCAACGCCGCGCGCAATTACAAGACCAAGTGGGACGCCTGGCGCGCCAAGAAGGAAGCGGACCGCGGGGCGCCGCCCGATCGGGACCTGAAGCTCGAGACTCTCGTGGACGTCCTGGAGGGAAAGATCCGGGTGCACGTCCACAGCTATCGCAAGGACGAGATCCTGATGTTCCTGAAGATCGCCGACGAGTACGGCTTCAAGGTGGCCTCCTTCCAGCACTGCCTCGAGGCCTACAAGATCGCCGACGAGCTGAAGCGGCGCGACATCGCCGTGGCCACCTTCGCGCAGTGGTGGGGCTTCAAGGTCGAGGCCTGGGACGGCATCCCGCACAACGCGGCGCTTCTGGCCCGGAAGGGCGTGCGCGTCAGCCTGCACTCCGACTCGGGGACGCTGGTGCAGCGTCTGTACGCGGAGGCCGCGGTGGCCGCGCGCTACGGCCTGTCCGAGGAGGACGCGCTCCGCGCCATCACCCTCAATGCCGCCTCGGCCCTCGGCCTCGAGGATCGCATCGGCTCACTCGACGTCGGCAAGGATGCCGACATCGCCATCTTCACGCGCCACCCGCTCGACGCCTATACCCTGGTGGCGGCCACCCTGATCGACGGCGAGGTGGTCTACGATCGCGGGACGATCCCGACGCCCGCCGGCCTGCCGGCCCCTCCCCCGCCGCCGAAGGGACCCTCGGGCCCGCCCGCCGCCGACCTGGTTCCCGCTGCCGTCGCAGTGAACGAAGCGGGGCTTTACGCGTACGTCGGCGCGCGCGTGCATACCATGGCCGGACCGCCGATCGACGACGGCACGGTCATCGTCGAGAACGGCACCATCAAGGAGGTGGGGGCCGGGCTCAAGCCCCCGGCCCGGGCGACGGTCGTCGACGCGAAGGGACTTCAGATTTTCCCGGGGTTCATCGAGCCCCACACCAGCCTCGGGCTTTCCGAGATCGACCTGGTGCAGGTCATGCGGGACGAGGACGAGGGGACCGACCCGCTCGCCCCGCAGCTGCGAGCCATGGACGCCTATTACACCGAGAGCGAGCTCATCCCCGTCGCCCGCCTGCACGGCCTGACCGCCGCCTTCGCGGCCCCGGGGGAGGGGGACGTCTTCGCGGGAGTCGGCGCGGTCGTCCATCTGGACGGCGGAACCCCCGACCAGGTCCTGGTGCGCGACGGCGCCGCCCTGGTCGTCAACCTCGGCGAGACTCCGAAGGAGCGCTTCGGGGCGCGCAACCAGAGCCCCGCGACCCGGATGGGGACCGCCGCCGTCGTGCGCGACGCCTTCACCAAGGCCAGGGACTACCGGGCGAAGTGGGCGGATTACGAAGCGAAGCGGAAGGAGCGTGGCGCGAAAGGGACCGCTTCGGGCAAGGGGAAGGACGAGGGCCCGCCGTCCCCTCCCGATCGCGACCTCAAGATGGAGGCGCTCCAGCCGGCTCTCTCGGGGACGATGCCGGTCTTCGTGAGGGCGCACCGCGTCGACGACATCCTGACCGCCGTCCGCCTGGCGGAGGAATTCAAATTGAAGCTCGTGATCAGCCATGGCACCGAGGCCTACAAGGTCGCCGACCTTCTCGCCGCGCGGAAGATCCCGGTCGTGGTCGGCCCGATCACCGTCCAGCCGGAGCGCATCGAGACGCTCGGGGCGATCTACGACAACGCCGCCCGCCTGTCGCGCGCCGGCGTCACCATCGCCATCCAGACCGGCGAGTCCCTCAACGCCCGCATGCTGCCGTACGAGGCGTCCCTGGCGGTCGCGTACGGGCTCCCCTGGGAGCAGGCGATCCGCGCCCTGACCGTGAATCCCGCCGAGATCTTCGGCGTCGCCGATCGGATCGGGAGCCTCCGCCCCGGGCTGGACGCCGACCTGATCGCGACCGACGGCGATCCGCTCCAGCCTTTGGCGCGGCTGCGCCACCTGATGATCAAGGGGCGCCCGGTGCCCTTGACCAGCCGCCAGACGGCCCTGTACGAATCCTGGCGTCGATGA
- a CDS encoding SRPBCC family protein, translated as MAEEPRGLTLEPDRCSRHSVGIHASPAEVYRALTDPGELSRWFVSEASVDLRPGGSYRWVFGEGTGRAGPDALVASGEFVTLEPQVYLRLSTRVEETETTLEFSLEAWRDGTILTVSHAGFPGEEAWDDAFRTVDQGWQSEVQVLKLYLEAARGMVNRSRFHEARLPGGAEANFDRFTTSAGLSSWIADRAVAEATLGGELRLEREGRPPVKGRFVVWDPDRFLVLTWLEERPSVVRLWLEEAADGSSTDLSLEHRLFAPDPKDIAPFDWDAALERLKAPR; from the coding sequence ATGGCCGAAGAACCCCGGGGGTTGACCCTGGAGCCGGACCGCTGCAGCCGTCACAGCGTCGGCATCCATGCCTCCCCGGCCGAGGTCTACAGGGCGCTGACCGACCCGGGCGAGCTGTCGCGCTGGTTCGTGTCGGAGGCGAGCGTCGACCTGCGCCCCGGCGGCTCCTACCGGTGGGTGTTCGGCGAGGGGACCGGGCGCGCCGGACCTGATGCGCTGGTCGCGTCGGGAGAATTCGTCACGCTCGAACCACAGGTATACCTGCGCCTCAGCACCAGGGTGGAGGAGACCGAGACCACGCTGGAGTTCAGCCTGGAAGCGTGGCGCGACGGGACGATCCTGACGGTGTCGCACGCCGGCTTCCCGGGGGAGGAGGCCTGGGACGACGCCTTCCGCACCGTGGACCAGGGCTGGCAGTCGGAGGTCCAGGTCCTGAAGCTCTACCTGGAAGCGGCGCGCGGCATGGTCAACCGCTCGCGCTTCCACGAGGCCCGCCTGCCCGGCGGGGCGGAGGCGAACTTCGATCGCTTCACGACCTCGGCCGGCCTGTCCTCCTGGATCGCCGACCGGGCCGTCGCCGAGGCCACCCTGGGTGGGGAGCTGCGCCTCGAGCGCGAAGGCCGTCCCCCCGTCAAGGGGCGCTTCGTGGTCTGGGATCCCGATCGCTTCCTCGTCCTGACCTGGCTCGAGGAGCGCCCGTCCGTGGTGCGCCTCTGGCTGGAGGAGGCGGCGGACGGTTCGTCGACCGACCTGAGCCTCGAGCACCGCCTGTTCGCGCCTGATCCCAAGGACATCGCCCCGTTCGACTGGGACGCGGCGCTCGAGCGCCTCAAAGCGCCGCGCTGA
- a CDS encoding UvrD-helicase domain-containing protein — MNLSDAADRRRAATEFDRNLVVVAGAGTGKTALLVERALNLVAGAGIPIGQLAAITFTEKAAAELRERLAAGLEELHALAAGSARADAAGGATEAARAYAWLKNEAGADAEAIARRALAALLDLDSASVSTLHAFCSEILRRFPREAGVDPAFRVDEGPIFRSLFEEEWDRFLLDEMGPGARRAEIWRRALGHPGALEAVRALGPVLALFRLPWDPEREPGCPAGGARDLLAGEIALMVDRIAGMRRRATGMNRNMERFLDQSARCLQAYAAGGASSLASVQGEWSFREYLDKDIPSPGQKLSGCTPEEVRETAGEAHELVVTLSRVDEEAIAAIVEAAAPLARRARERLLASGYVSFDGLLRLARDLLAGHPEIRRELGGRHRAILVDEFQDTDPLQYEILLFLAEEHGDPSSDPYAARIAPGRLFIVGDPKQSIYRFRGADIAAYRRAVDRIAARGGDRLTLNNSFRSPSGILEPLNALFEAFIGRESTGEQPAYEPIVSALQAAEDRAPALEIWSVAAVGGVEERRRAEGEAIAAWISEHLDRREATGEPLQRRGVALLFRALTNVGVYAQAMRNAGLEFVVEGGKNFYERPEVGDLIAFLRAASNPNDGAAALAVLRGPLGGVDDAELAAFAAAGGRLDSPWPAGLDGARFPGVRRTLDFLASFRSDMRGQSPDDSIRAALRQTPLLVLHASQFEGPQRVANLNKLSARAEDLARRGLSLEETLGALEEEFQESRDEGESPLADETVDAVRILSVHKAKGLEFPVVFVPDVGRERRSGALPGLEAGWVEGPEEGLLAVRLKDGTTNAAWIRHARSARRHEEAEEKRVLYVACTRAMNRLILVNSNDGRRAPWRDALAALGYSTAGGFPAAGVLPGGSVAHRIIPAPATRPVSARPAVDPLWREAALSFERAAADLAATRPPLRSPAGAADASPQGGTELLEGPRRAAPSRAARPADRARDAARLAGSALHAALERWDFRSRALLRDLARQAVDRVLSEESDGAVSSGLRARVTEETGGIVDEILRSPLPARLASRSILGREVPLIFRDERGVTWSGVCDLIYRDERGQVVAADYKTERLDGDPGPAAERYRPQMRLYVEALRRALPGETVRAEILFVRSGISAAL, encoded by the coding sequence ATGAACCTTTCCGACGCGGCCGACCGGCGGCGCGCCGCCACCGAGTTCGATCGCAACCTGGTGGTGGTCGCGGGGGCCGGGACCGGCAAGACGGCGCTTCTGGTGGAGCGCGCGCTGAACCTCGTCGCCGGCGCCGGGATCCCGATCGGGCAGCTGGCGGCGATCACCTTCACCGAGAAGGCCGCCGCCGAGCTGCGCGAGCGGCTGGCCGCAGGCCTCGAGGAGCTCCATGCCCTGGCGGCCGGGAGCGCCCGGGCGGACGCCGCAGGCGGGGCCACGGAAGCGGCGCGCGCCTACGCCTGGCTGAAGAACGAGGCCGGCGCGGACGCGGAGGCCATCGCGCGGCGCGCGCTGGCCGCGCTTCTCGACCTCGACTCCGCGTCCGTCTCGACCCTGCACGCCTTCTGTTCCGAGATCCTGAGGCGCTTCCCGCGCGAGGCGGGAGTCGACCCGGCCTTCCGGGTGGACGAGGGGCCGATCTTCAGGTCCCTGTTCGAGGAGGAGTGGGATCGCTTCCTCCTGGACGAGATGGGGCCGGGCGCGCGGCGCGCCGAGATCTGGCGTCGAGCCCTCGGACACCCGGGCGCCCTGGAGGCCGTCCGCGCCCTCGGCCCGGTCCTTGCGCTGTTCCGGCTCCCCTGGGATCCGGAGCGCGAGCCGGGCTGTCCCGCAGGAGGCGCGCGCGATCTCCTGGCGGGGGAGATCGCCCTCATGGTCGACCGGATCGCCGGGATGCGCCGGCGCGCCACGGGCATGAACCGCAACATGGAGCGCTTCCTGGATCAGTCCGCGCGCTGCCTGCAGGCGTATGCCGCAGGCGGCGCGTCCTCCCTGGCTTCGGTGCAAGGAGAATGGTCCTTCCGGGAGTACCTCGACAAGGACATCCCCTCGCCCGGCCAGAAACTGTCGGGCTGCACGCCCGAGGAGGTCAGGGAAACGGCCGGCGAGGCCCACGAGCTCGTCGTGACGCTCTCGCGGGTGGACGAAGAGGCCATCGCCGCCATCGTCGAGGCCGCCGCGCCGCTGGCCCGCAGGGCGCGCGAACGGCTCCTGGCATCCGGGTACGTCTCCTTCGACGGCCTGCTGCGGCTGGCGCGCGACCTGCTCGCGGGGCACCCGGAGATCCGGCGCGAGCTCGGCGGGCGTCACCGGGCCATCCTGGTCGACGAGTTCCAGGACACCGATCCGCTGCAGTACGAGATCCTGTTGTTCCTGGCGGAGGAGCACGGCGATCCGTCGAGCGATCCGTACGCCGCCCGCATCGCTCCGGGGCGCCTGTTCATCGTCGGAGATCCGAAGCAGTCGATCTACCGTTTCCGGGGGGCCGACATCGCGGCCTATCGGCGCGCCGTGGATCGGATTGCCGCCCGCGGAGGGGATCGACTGACCCTGAACAACTCGTTCCGGAGCCCCTCGGGGATTCTCGAGCCCCTCAACGCCTTGTTCGAAGCCTTCATCGGACGCGAGTCGACGGGGGAGCAGCCGGCCTACGAACCGATCGTCTCCGCCCTGCAGGCGGCGGAGGACCGCGCGCCAGCGCTGGAGATCTGGTCCGTCGCGGCCGTCGGCGGCGTCGAGGAGCGCCGGCGCGCCGAAGGCGAGGCCATCGCCGCGTGGATCTCCGAACACCTCGACCGGCGGGAAGCGACCGGCGAACCGCTGCAGCGCCGGGGCGTCGCCCTCCTGTTTCGCGCTCTGACGAACGTGGGGGTCTATGCACAGGCCATGAGGAACGCCGGCCTCGAGTTCGTCGTGGAAGGAGGCAAGAACTTCTACGAGCGACCCGAGGTGGGGGATCTGATCGCCTTCCTTCGTGCCGCGTCCAATCCCAACGACGGCGCGGCGGCGCTCGCCGTCCTGCGCGGCCCGCTGGGCGGCGTGGACGACGCCGAACTGGCCGCCTTTGCCGCCGCCGGAGGGCGTCTCGACTCGCCGTGGCCGGCCGGTCTCGACGGCGCGCGCTTTCCGGGCGTTCGCCGCACGCTGGATTTCCTCGCATCGTTTCGCTCCGACATGCGCGGACAGTCCCCGGACGACAGCATCAGGGCGGCGCTGCGCCAGACGCCCCTGCTGGTGCTGCACGCCTCCCAGTTCGAGGGGCCGCAGCGGGTGGCCAACCTCAACAAGCTGTCCGCCCGCGCCGAGGATCTCGCCCGCCGCGGGCTGTCCCTGGAGGAGACCCTCGGGGCCCTCGAGGAGGAGTTCCAGGAATCCCGGGACGAGGGGGAGAGCCCGCTGGCGGACGAGACCGTGGACGCGGTCCGCATCCTGTCCGTGCACAAGGCCAAGGGACTGGAGTTTCCCGTCGTGTTCGTGCCCGATGTCGGACGCGAGCGCAGGAGCGGCGCGCTTCCCGGGTTGGAGGCCGGCTGGGTGGAGGGCCCGGAGGAAGGCCTCCTCGCCGTCAGGCTGAAGGACGGGACGACCAATGCGGCGTGGATCCGGCATGCGCGATCGGCCCGGCGTCACGAGGAGGCCGAGGAGAAGCGGGTCCTCTACGTCGCCTGCACCCGGGCCATGAACCGACTGATCCTGGTCAACAGCAACGACGGGCGCCGCGCTCCATGGCGCGACGCGCTGGCGGCCCTGGGCTACTCGACCGCAGGGGGATTTCCGGCGGCCGGCGTCCTGCCGGGAGGGTCCGTCGCGCACCGGATCATCCCGGCGCCCGCGACGCGGCCGGTCTCCGCGCGGCCGGCTGTCGACCCCCTGTGGCGGGAGGCGGCGCTCTCGTTCGAGCGGGCCGCCGCCGACCTGGCGGCGACGCGGCCTCCCCTGCGCTCGCCGGCAGGCGCTGCGGACGCCTCGCCGCAGGGCGGGACGGAACTCCTCGAGGGCCCGCGACGCGCAGCGCCGTCCCGCGCGGCGCGCCCGGCGGATCGGGCGCGCGACGCCGCCCGGCTCGCGGGGAGCGCCCTGCATGCGGCGCTCGAGCGGTGGGATTTCAGGTCGCGGGCGCTGCTCCGCGATCTGGCCCGCCAGGCCGTCGATCGCGTCCTGTCGGAGGAATCGGACGGGGCCGTCTCCTCCGGTCTCCGCGCCCGGGTGACGGAGGAAACCGGCGGCATCGTGGACGAGATCCTGCGCTCTCCCCTGCCGGCCCGCCTCGCCTCCCGCTCGATTCTCGGCCGCGAGGTCCCGCTGATCTTCCGGGACGAGCGGGGCGTGACCTGGTCCGGCGTGTGCGACCTCATCTACCGTGACGAGCGCGGACAGGTCGTGGCGGCCGACTACAAGACCGAGCGCCTCGACGGCGACCCCGGCCCCGCGGCGGAACGGTACCGGCCGCAGATGCGGCTCTACGTGGAAGCGCTCCGGCGCGCCCTGCCGGGCGAAACGGTGCGCGCCGAGATCCTCTTCGTTCGCTCCGGAATCAGCGCGGCGCTTTGA